The following are from one region of the Theropithecus gelada isolate Dixy chromosome 6, Tgel_1.0, whole genome shotgun sequence genome:
- the CMBL gene encoding carboxymethylenebutenolidase homolog: MANEAYPCPCDIGHRLEYGGLGREVQIEHIKAYVTKSPVDAGKAVIVIQDIFGWQLPNTRYMADMISGNGYTTIVPDFFVGQEPWDPSSDWSTFPEWVKTRNAQQIDREISAVLKYLKQQCHAQKIGVVGFCWGGTAVHHLMVKYSEFRAGVSVYGIVKDSEGIYNLKNPTLFIFAENDVVIPLENVSLLTQKLKEHCKVEYQIKTFSGQTHGFVHRKREDCSPADKPYIDEARRNLIEWLNKYM, translated from the exons ATGGCTAACGAAGCTTATCCTTGTCCGTGTGACATTGGCCACAGACTTGAGTATGGAGGGCTAGGCCGCGAGGTTCAAATCGAGCACATCAAGGCTTATGTCACCAAATCCCCCGTTGATGCAGGCAAAGCTGTGATTGTCATTCAAGACATATTTGGCTGGCAGTTGCCCAATACCAGATATATGGCTGACATGATCTCAGGAAATGGATACAC AACCATTGTTCCAGACTTCTTTGTAGGGCAAGAGCCTTGGGACCCCTCTAGCGACTGGTCCACCTTCCCTGAGTGGGTGAAAACAAGAAATGCCCAGCAGATCGATAG aGAGATCAGTGCTGTCTTGAAGTATCTGAAACAACAGTGTCATGCCCAGAAAATTGGCGTCGTGGGATTCTGCTGGGGTGGAACTGCTGTCCATCATTTGATGGTGAAATACTCAGAATTCAGAGCAGGGGTGTCTGTCTATG GCATTGTCAAGGATTCTGAAGGCATTTACAATTTAAAGAACCCCACCTTGTTCatttttgctgaaaatgatgtTGTGATTCCACTCGAGAAT GTATCTTTGCTGACCCAGAAGTTGAAAGAACACTGCAAAGTTGAATatcaaattaaaacattttctgggcAGACTCATGGGTTCGTGCATCGGAAGAGAGAAGATTGCTCACCTGCAGACAAGCCCTACATTGATGAGGCGAGAAGGAATTTAATCGAGTGGCTGAACAAGTACATGTAG